The Euphorbia lathyris chromosome 2, ddEupLath1.1, whole genome shotgun sequence genome includes a window with the following:
- the LOC136220520 gene encoding MYB-like transcription factor ETC3, with amino-acid sequence MDRRPRPKTTSHYSQEVSSIEWDFINMSQQEEDLIYRMYRLVGDRWGLIAGRIPGRKAEEIERFWIMRHAHLFAARRDQHTLSAQTLD; translated from the exons ATGGATAGACGACCAAGACCCAAGACTACTTCTCATTATTCTCAAG AGGTTAGTAGTATCGAATGGGATTTCATTAACATGTCCCAACAAGAAGAAGATCTCATTTATAGAATGTATAGGCTTGTTGGGGACAG GTGGGGTTTGATAGCAGGTCGAATTCCAGGACGAAAAGCAGAAGAAATAGAGAGGTTTTGGATAATGAGACATGCTCATCTATTTGCTGCTAGACGAGACCAACACACCTTATCAGCTCAAACTCTTGATTGA